In Synechococcales cyanobacterium T60_A2020_003, the sequence GCAAACTCCACCGCACCATGAAAGCCCTCATGCCCAACGCCACCTTCATCGGCTTTACGGGCACCCCCCTACTCAAAAAAGACGCCCAAACCAGCCTCGAAGTCTTCGGCAAATACATCCACACCTACAAATTCAGCCAAGCCGTCGAAGACAACATCGTCCTCGACCTGATCTACGAAGCCCGCGACATCGACCAAACCCTCGGCTCCGAAACCAAAATCGACGCCTGGTTCGACGCCAAAACCAAAGGACTCAACGACTGGCAAAAAGCCACCCTCCGGGAAAAATGGGGCACCATGCAAAAAGTGCTCAGCTCCCGCTCCCGCATCGATCGTGTGGTTGAAGACATCACCTTCGACTTCAGCACCAAACCCCGGCTCAACAACGATCGGGGCAACGCCATGCTCGTCGCCGCCAGCATCTACGAAGCCTGCAAATACTACGAACGCTTCCAACAAACCCCCTTCAAAGGCAAATGCGCCGTCATCACCTCCTACAACCCCCAAACCAAAGACATCACCACCGAAGACACCGGAGCCAACAGCGAAACCGATAAACAGTTCATCTACAACCTCTACAGCCAAATCACCCAGGACATCGCCCCTTTACCGAACAAAACCAAAGCCGAAACCTACGAACTCGACGCCAAAGACAAATTCAAAACCCAACCCGCCAACATGAAGCTGCTGATCGTCGTCGATAAGCTGCTCACCGGCTTCGATGCGCCCAGCTGCACCTACCTATACATCGACAAGAGTATGCAGGACCATGGCCTATTTCAAGCCATCTGTCGCACCAACCGCCTCGACGGCGACGACAAAGACTTCGGCTACATCGTCGATTACAAAGACCTGTTCAAAAAAGTCGAAAATGCGATCGCCGTCTACACTGCCGAACTCGACCACAGCGACGGTGGAGCCGACCCCGAAATCCTGCTCCAAGATCGCCTCACCAAAGGCCGCGATCGGCTGGATAACGCGATCGAAGCCCTACACCTACTCTGCGAACCCGTCCAACCGCCCCGCGACGACCTCGCCCACATTCGCTACTTCTGCGGCAACACCGAACTTCCCGACGACCTCAAAGCCACCGAACCCCAACGCACCGAGCTATACAAAGCCACCGCGAACTTCCTCCGCAGCTATGCCAGCATCGCCGATGAACTCGAAGCCGCAGGCTACAGCCCCGCCGACATCACCCGCATCAAACAGGCCACCAAGACCTACACCGACCTGCGCGAAGTCATCCGCAAAGCCAGCGGCGAAACCCTCGATCTCAAGCCCTTTGAAGCTGATATGCGGCACCTGATCGACACCTACATCGAAGCCAGCGAACCCCGCAAAATCTCGCCCTTCGACGACATGCCCCTGCTCGAGATCATCACCAAAGTCGGCATCAACCGCGCCCTCGAAGAACTGCCCAAAGGCATTCGCAGCAATCAGAAAGCCGTTGCCGAAACCATTGAGAATAACGTCCGCCGTAAAATTATCAAAGAAAACCTCAGCGACCCCGCCTACTACGAACGCATGTCGCAGCTCCTCGACGAAATCATCGAAGCCCGCAAACAAAAAGCGATCGCCTACGAGGAATATCTCCAACGCATTGCGGAACTGGTCAAAAAAGTCGAATCAGGCCAAGACGGCAACGTCCCCACCCAGCTCGATACCCCTGGCAAACGCGCGATTTATAATGCCCTACGCACCACTGCCACCCCCGGAAAAGCGGCTGAAGCAGCGGGCACCTACACCACAGCAAACGAAACCGACCTCGTCGAACTTGCCCTAAAAATTGACCAAACGGTCAAATACGTGCGTCCCGACGATTGGCGGGACAACGGCGGACCCAAAGAGCAGATGATCAAAGCCGCACTTTATGGCATCCTTCAAGATATTGAGGAAGTCGAACGAATCTTCCCGATCATTAAACAGCAGTCTGAGTATTAACGGAGGCTGTTATGGGGGTGCGAACTATGGGTGCAACGACCAGTGCAGCAACGACCAGCCAGATCAACATCATTCAACTGGGTGACATCCGGATTGAGGTGGTGCGGAAAAACATCAAAAACATTCATCTCAGCGTCTATCCACCCCATGGAGCCGTGCGAATTTCTGCCCCAATCCGCATGGACTTAGAACGCATTCGGGTCTTTGCCATCGCTAAACTTGCCTGGATTAAACAGCAACAAACCAAACTTCAAAGCCAACTGCGCGAAACCCCGCGTGAGTACATCGATCGAGAAAGCCATTACCTTTGGGGCGAACGTTATCTACTCAACGTCATCGAAAAAGACGCTGTTCCCCAGCTCAAACTCAAGCACAAACAAATGGTGCTCCAAGTTCGCCCCGGTGCCGACCAAAACAAAAAGCACAGTGTTCTTGAGGCTTCCTACCGTCAGCAACTCAAGTCCGTAATCCCACCCCTCATTGCCAAATGGGAAAAACGTCTCGGTGTCACCGTCACTGGCTTCACTGTCCGCAAAATGAAAACGAAGTGGGGCAGCTGTAGCCCCGCCGCCAAAACCCTTCGACTTAACCTCGAACTCGCCAAGAAGCCGCAGGACTGTCTCGAATATGTGGTGCTCCATGAAATGATTCATCTGCTCGAACCCACACACAACGATCGGTTCATCGCCTTAATGGATCGGTTCATGCCGTCATGGCGCTTCTACCAAGAAAAATTAAATCAACTACCAGTCCGACACGAAAGTTGGCTGCACCAAACAAATATCGGCTAAGTACAAGCGATAAAGTCAAATAACGATCACAAAAATTCAAATAGTTGAAATTTCGGAATTCAATGAACGACAAAAACTGTCACACCCAATAACCGCAGTAGTTACAGCCTGGACTTCTGCGGTATACGCAATTAACCCAATCGTGTAGATTAACTGCTTTGTATGGGTTTGAGACTCAGCTTAAAGACATTGGACTAAATTACTGGACTAATGACGATTTTTGACTCAATTGTCATTCATCTGAGTGTGACAATTTTTTATGTAATCATGTTGACAGAATTGCAATCATCCTAACCAAATAAAACTGATTTATACGTTGAAATGTGAACGATTTGTTAAATCTGATTAATCAGATTTAACCTCAATCGTCACTTCTGGATCAAGCTCACCGATCAATCTGCGGGAATCACTAATCGTCCGACCCGAAATAAAATGACGCGTTCCGTGAGCGATTCGGGTCGATTGATTGGTAATAGTCGAATCGTCGCACGGGCGATCGCGCTCAATGGTTGAATCAGTCCGGTCTGAGCCTCAAATTGAAAATGCGACGACCATTGATCGCGACGAGGATGATAGAGCTTCGCTGTGTCATTTGTCTCTGGGTCGATCGAGGCAATATCACTACCTTTCGCGAGATTACATAAGGCACAAGACAGGGCGAGATTTTCGGAAACGGTTTCGCCCCCATGCTTTTCGGCAATGATATGGTCCATTTGGTGGGCAGCCAAGGCCAGTGCTGCCGGAATTAAGCAATACTCGCAACTATCCTGGGCACGCTCAAAGACAAGTCGTCTCAGATCCGCCGGGACATAGGTTTTGCTCATGCCACTTCCTGGAGTTTCAGTAATGCCTGCGCCTTGGCCATCCGGACTAAATGCTCAACGAATTCATATTGCTGCCAAAGCCGCTGTTCTAAAGCGGTCAGACCATCTACACGATTTTTTTCCAGCAGTGCTTCAATTTGCG encodes:
- a CDS encoding HNH endonuclease; this translates as MSKTYVPADLRRLVFERAQDSCEYCLIPAALALAAHQMDHIIAEKHGGETVSENLALSCALCNLAKGSDIASIDPETNDTAKLYHPRRDQWSSHFQFEAQTGLIQPLSAIARATIRLLPINRPESLTERVILFRVGRLVIPAD
- a CDS encoding restriction endonuclease subunit R — protein: KLHRTMKALMPNATFIGFTGTPLLKKDAQTSLEVFGKYIHTYKFSQAVEDNIVLDLIYEARDIDQTLGSETKIDAWFDAKTKGLNDWQKATLREKWGTMQKVLSSRSRIDRVVEDITFDFSTKPRLNNDRGNAMLVAASIYEACKYYERFQQTPFKGKCAVITSYNPQTKDITTEDTGANSETDKQFIYNLYSQITQDIAPLPNKTKAETYELDAKDKFKTQPANMKLLIVVDKLLTGFDAPSCTYLYIDKSMQDHGLFQAICRTNRLDGDDKDFGYIVDYKDLFKKVENAIAVYTAELDHSDGGADPEILLQDRLTKGRDRLDNAIEALHLLCEPVQPPRDDLAHIRYFCGNTELPDDLKATEPQRTELYKATANFLRSYASIADELEAAGYSPADITRIKQATKTYTDLREVIRKASGETLDLKPFEADMRHLIDTYIEASEPRKISPFDDMPLLEIITKVGINRALEELPKGIRSNQKAVAETIENNVRRKIIKENLSDPAYYERMSQLLDEIIEARKQKAIAYEEYLQRIAELVKKVESGQDGNVPTQLDTPGKRAIYNALRTTATPGKAAEAAGTYTTANETDLVELALKIDQTVKYVRPDDWRDNGGPKEQMIKAALYGILQDIEEVERIFPIIKQQSEY
- a CDS encoding M48 family metallopeptidase codes for the protein MGATTSAATTSQINIIQLGDIRIEVVRKNIKNIHLSVYPPHGAVRISAPIRMDLERIRVFAIAKLAWIKQQQTKLQSQLRETPREYIDRESHYLWGERYLLNVIEKDAVPQLKLKHKQMVLQVRPGADQNKKHSVLEASYRQQLKSVIPPLIAKWEKRLGVTVTGFTVRKMKTKWGSCSPAAKTLRLNLELAKKPQDCLEYVVLHEMIHLLEPTHNDRFIALMDRFMPSWRFYQEKLNQLPVRHESWLHQTNIG